In Streptomyces sp. NBC_00414, a single window of DNA contains:
- the mtnB gene encoding methylthioribulose 1-phosphate dehydratase, protein MTSDVSTLDLEEAGAVLAAESARFASFGWMRGTSGNLSVVLSRDPLRLAVTASGHDKGELTPADVVLVDGQGAAVNGGKPSAEAALHARVAALTGAGAVVHVHTVASVALGRRSPGGIVLKDLEMLKGVGVPAHDVEVTLPVIVNSQDMTVLGDRLEAAREPRMPAVVVAGHGLYVWGDTPRQARHHTEVVEWLLELELTGH, encoded by the coding sequence GTGACCAGCGACGTCAGCACACTCGATCTGGAGGAGGCCGGGGCCGTCCTCGCCGCCGAGTCCGCGCGCTTCGCCTCGTTCGGCTGGATGCGGGGCACCTCCGGGAACCTTTCCGTGGTGCTCTCCCGTGATCCGCTGCGGCTCGCGGTCACCGCCAGCGGGCATGACAAGGGCGAACTGACGCCGGCGGACGTCGTGCTGGTGGACGGGCAGGGCGCCGCGGTGAACGGTGGCAAGCCGTCCGCCGAGGCCGCGTTGCACGCGCGCGTGGCGGCGCTGACCGGTGCGGGTGCGGTGGTACACGTGCACACGGTGGCGTCTGTGGCGCTGGGGCGGCGTTCGCCGGGTGGGATCGTCCTCAAGGACCTGGAGATGCTGAAGGGTGTGGGGGTGCCCGCGCATGATGTGGAGGTCACCCTCCCCGTCATCGTCAACAGTCAGGACATGACGGTCCTCGGCGACCGGCTGGAGGCTGCGCGGGAACCGCGGATGCCGGCGGTTGTCGTGGCGGGCCACGGTCTGTACGTGTGGGGGGACACGCCTCGGCAGGCGCGCCACCACACGGAGGTCGTGGAGTGGCTCCTGGAGCTGGAACTCACGGGCCACTGA
- the mtnC gene encoding acireductone synthase produces MPLTFDVDAVVLDIEGTTSATGFVVDVLYPYSRSRFGALLAERSEDPEVRRAVAQARELLGEPGADSVRIEKALNEWLDGDVKATPLKTLQGLIWAEGFARGDLVSHFYDDVLPVLRRWHGDGVRLHVYSSGSVAAQRAWFASSPEGDLLPLVDGLYDTENAGPKQEPESYRRIAAATGTEAGRLLFLSDRPGELDAARAAGWHAVGIRRPGEPYYEQGVGDHAQAGTFDEIGISSTGTRARTGAGTGTRTSTSTSTSTSGSTA; encoded by the coding sequence CTGCCGTTGACGTTCGACGTGGACGCCGTGGTGCTCGACATCGAGGGCACCACGAGCGCCACGGGCTTCGTCGTCGATGTGCTCTACCCGTACTCGCGCTCCCGTTTCGGAGCGCTGCTGGCCGAGCGGAGCGAGGATCCGGAGGTGCGGCGGGCGGTCGCCCAGGCGCGTGAACTGCTGGGCGAGCCGGGCGCCGACAGCGTACGGATCGAGAAGGCCCTGAACGAGTGGCTCGACGGGGATGTGAAGGCCACCCCGCTGAAGACCCTTCAGGGCCTCATCTGGGCCGAGGGGTTCGCCCGGGGCGACCTGGTCTCCCACTTCTACGACGACGTGCTGCCGGTGCTGCGCCGGTGGCACGGCGACGGCGTACGGCTGCACGTGTACTCGTCCGGGTCCGTGGCCGCGCAGCGCGCGTGGTTCGCGAGCAGCCCCGAGGGCGATCTGCTGCCGCTCGTCGACGGGTTGTACGACACCGAGAACGCGGGGCCCAAGCAGGAGCCCGAGTCGTACCGGCGTATCGCCGCGGCGACCGGTACGGAGGCCGGGCGCCTCCTCTTCCTCTCCGACCGGCCCGGTGAGCTGGACGCTGCGCGTGCCGCGGGCTGGCACGCCGTCGGGATCAGGCGGCCCGGGGAGCCGTACTACGAGCAGGGCGTCGGGGACCACGCGCAGGCGGGGACGTTCGACGAGATCGGCATCAGCAGCACCGGTACCCGTGCCCGGACCGGCGCCGGTACCGGCACTCGCACCAGCACCAGCACCAGCACCAGCACTTCAGGGAGCACCGCGTGA
- the mtnA gene encoding S-methyl-5-thioribose-1-phosphate isomerase encodes MPQELRAVDWTGNSLALIDQTVLPQRTETRHIRDVDDLVDAIRRLVVRGAPAIGAAGAYGVALAMLQGEREGWTRDQVLAAVARVREARPTAVNLMVCVDRVLTRFDDGLDAVLAEAALVQREDVAANRAMGAFGADWLLKRVGEDRPLRVLTHCNTGALATAGWGTALGVIRELHARGRLEVVYADETRPLLQGSRLTAWELVQEGIPHFVQADGAAAGTILRGEVDAAVVGADRIAANGDTANKVGTVGVALACAYAGVPFLVAAPTTTVDVATATGADIHIELRDEAEVLEWSGVRTAPTGSRGHNPAFDVTPGRLVTGLVTERGVLEVSEGELPGDRLS; translated from the coding sequence ATGCCCCAGGAACTGCGCGCTGTCGACTGGACCGGAAACAGCCTCGCGCTCATCGACCAGACCGTCCTCCCGCAGCGCACCGAGACCCGCCACATCCGTGACGTGGACGACCTGGTGGACGCGATCCGGCGGCTCGTCGTCCGCGGGGCGCCCGCGATCGGAGCGGCCGGGGCGTACGGGGTGGCGCTCGCGATGCTCCAGGGGGAGCGCGAGGGATGGACGCGCGACCAGGTCCTCGCGGCCGTCGCGCGCGTCCGGGAGGCACGGCCCACCGCGGTGAACCTCATGGTGTGCGTCGACCGGGTGCTGACCCGTTTCGACGACGGACTCGACGCGGTGCTCGCCGAGGCGGCCCTGGTGCAGCGCGAGGACGTGGCGGCGAACCGGGCGATGGGCGCGTTCGGCGCGGACTGGCTGCTGAAGCGCGTCGGTGAGGACCGGCCGCTGCGGGTGCTGACCCACTGCAATACCGGGGCCCTCGCCACGGCCGGGTGGGGCACGGCGCTCGGCGTCATCCGCGAACTGCACGCCAGGGGACGCCTTGAGGTCGTGTACGCCGACGAGACGCGGCCTCTGCTGCAGGGCTCACGCCTCACCGCCTGGGAGCTGGTCCAGGAGGGCATCCCGCACTTCGTCCAGGCGGACGGGGCGGCCGCCGGGACGATCCTGCGCGGCGAGGTGGACGCGGCGGTCGTCGGCGCGGACCGGATCGCGGCCAACGGGGACACGGCGAACAAGGTGGGCACGGTGGGGGTCGCGCTGGCGTGCGCCTACGCGGGTGTGCCGTTCCTGGTGGCCGCGCCCACGACGACGGTCGATGTGGCCACGGCCACGGGTGCCGACATCCACATCGAACTGCGGGACGAGGCCGAGGTGCTGGAGTGGTCGGGCGTCCGGACGGCCCCGACCGGATCGCGCGGCCACAACCCGGCGTTCGACGTCACCCCGGGCCGCCTGGTGACGGGGCTCGTCACCGAGCGGGGGGTGTTGGAGGTCTCCGAGGGGGAGTTGCCGGGGGACCGGCTGAGTTGA